The window ttaaatttgtttaaaaattatttttattaattaataataataaattttattaattttaataattaacgTTATTATATAACAATAAATTTACTATTTTTCAATTAACAATGACAatagttaaataaataaataaaaaaacgcCATTATAAGATCATGATTATTTTAGTTAACTCATAAATGTTTCTTTCTTCCCCATAAATTATGATACAATGATTCCCCAAATAAATTGCTGGTCAAcatttcttgtattttaaagtataactccaatttctaaaaaaaaaaaaaaaaaaaaaaaaaaaaaaaaaaaggaaagtgTAGCCCCTGTGTGAAATTTTGATAAAGaataatgttattttatatttttatgctctaaatatttttgaggttggccataaaaaaatttaaaaatatttttgatacgCACCACTCTATATATCATTTGCGATGGATGTAATGTATGCTTTGTTATCAAACATCTCTAGAAGATTTTAGTCAAACAAACATGCCATTACGTCAATGCAAAAGCTAATGTGAAACATTCAAGTtacatgaaataaaaaatgtaattttcttaAGAACTCGAGTTcaaaatgtatttattaattatatttagaaTTTCAGTTacaatcacaaaaaaaattgtGGTTAATGCCGTAGAATGAACTTAAACATAGGATCGGACTTTGAATTCTTCACATAAGTCaagataattttataattagttAGCACCTTACAATTTACttgaaatatgaattatacaacGCCATTTTTTTCAATTAAGTGCTAAATTTAATACATTAGATAAAAATCAATCCATGCGGTTCAAGGAGATAAATTCAAGAGAAACTgattatacatattttataaCTGTATATCcgtaaattataaataaattatgagtATCCACGTGCAATGCATGTGTCTATTacgaatataaatattaaaaatggcaacactaatttatttattttttttgtcaaaaaaatcTTAAAAGAGGCCACATATCTTACAAAAGTGATAATTCAGCCCCAAGTTCGAATTTACAACGCAATACAAATTACAGTTCGTTGAATAGTTTCATGGTAGTATCACACCAAAGATACAAACAAATTCATCGACAATAAAGAGCAACACATCAAGCAAGCGCATTCAAACTCTCGAGTAGTTGAATTATGGCAAGATAAACTAAAAAGAAACTCGCATATATACTTCACGACTCCTAGAAAAATATGCGGTCTGGGTCACTTGGAAAGTTTGAAATACAAAACCACGGCAATAGCAATAACTAACACTGTGATTACAGAACCAATGATCCACTTGTTTCGGTCCATCCTCCTAGATATGTTGGTCATAATGTTCTTGCTCCTGCTTATATTGTCATCCACGCCATACATCTGAAAGAGAAAAGGTCAATGTTACTTAAATCCATTCAACACTTAAAAGCCCCATACCTTCAGCGTCACTAGCAGGGAATTAGATATATCAGGGCCTCAGGCAGATGCAGCTATGTGCAGAAAATGGAATGGGGATTTCAGTCCTTGTTCAAGCGAGATGAGGACAAGAGCAAATCAAATAGGAACCCAGGCACAATAAATTACTATCCTACTGAACAATTACGGCAAAAAACTGCATAATAACATTAGCAAATGAAAAAGTAATACTGTATCATTAGCGTGTAAGAGAGCCTGCCGCTGTCCATGTAAATCTTGAAGAAGAGATACACCAAGCTCTTCTGTCTCCAACATGACCCTTCTACTGTCTTGGATCCTGTTGCTGGAATTGTCCAGTCTTTCAGTTGACATCATCAGTCTTCCCCTTTGTTTTGCTGAAGCCTGTGACCATCAACATGAGAGTATGCAGATCTCCATATAGCAAAACAAAAGAGTAGAGCTTGATCCCCTTATGATTTGTTACAAATTTAAGAATTTCTTTTTCAAAGGAATTTCGAGTTCTATTTACATAATTAAGTGAAGAGTGAAGTGTTGTTCGAGCCAAATTCGTCCACAAAGTCAAAGTAGAGACGTATACGAAATCATCAAACAGAGAGCCACAgcaggaaaaaaaatacaatttctcGGTTCCCTAAAGAAACTGAGACACATTCATGACCAAGGTGGGGTAAGcactttttcttcgaaaattcaGTTTGACAAATTATGTGTTGAGGAGGAGGGGAACTCTGAAAGGTCAAAATGAACAGAAGAACTGGGTAATGGCATACTTATAGGCATAAACATACCGTCAATGTATCAGCCATCCCTGCCTCCAGCAGCTCATCTCGAGCAGCCTGGTTCAAGTTCGTTGAAGCAATTCGTTTTACTTCACTTTTCACATTGTTCAAATCAGATTTAAATTCTCTTAGCTTTGCAAGAAGAACTGCCTTCACATTTGGTTGCAAACCACGGGCCTCAAGATCCATCTTACGGATCTGAAACATTGTCGATCCAGTCTCAGGAAAAAATCGCAAGAAAAACTAAAGGAAGCAAATAGTTTAGATAACGGGTTAAGGAGTACCAAAGAATCGGCCTCATCCAGTCCTGTTTTTATTTCCAAAATTTTTTGCTTCCTTTGTTCTGCAAATGTATAATATTCTGATAACAGCTATCCTAGGGAGACTCACAAGAGCATAcataaaaaattctcaaatactGTAAAAACAGCAGAAAAAGAAGCATATACGgaggaggaaaaaaaatcatctaCTGCTATACCATTCAGCTTATGTTTCAGTACTTTAAGAATCATATGGTAAAAACATCACTTGAAGCAAGCATCCATAAACATGTTGACGTGATGAACATCATAGAGAAGAAGAAGTTACTAACACCGCCCATCAGAAAATAAACACACATAAAATGGTGTGTCATTTGATATGATACACAAATAGTTATCGCATAAAACAAGTAGAGACAAGGCTTCCTTTGCTGGAAATGAAGAGTTTGTATAGAAGTCAAACTAATAAACAAAGAATCTGTCCCGGCCTAAAAGAACATCCTATCCAAAAGAACGTCTCTTTGCATCGTATTCTAACAATGGGCAATAATTTATAAACGTCGAGAACTGATCCTACATGCTCCAGGCCAAGTTACAGGAAAAAGAAATCAAGTTACAATTCCTCTAAAATTGTAGGCTAGAAATAGAATCTCAATCATCGTGTATCACGAATCACAGCTCATCGCATAATATTTCCGCaactaaaaaaatacaaaaaacaatAACCAAATATATACGGGCACCAAATAAAGCAAACACTAAATCATCGTTTATTAATGGGTAAATTTAGGGCTCAAGCTGACCTCCATCAAGAACGGCGGCCGACGAGCACTTCCTCGACAAATTAGCAGATATCTCGCAGTATTGGCGCTCGTAACCCTCGAAAACCTGGCTCATCGTTTACCTTTTTGATGAAATCAGAACTCCAATCGGATGTTTGAGTGAAAGTCAAGGATCTTGCACCTTAGACCTAACCAAACAAATTTTAGATGGAGAAGATTAGAAGAAGAACCTGGGTCGTGGGCAAGTTCGGCATAAAATAGAAATTTCTTGGAAGAGACGAGATTTTGAGttcaattattaatattagataaatattatgatatatgttacTCTTTATTATACCCAAAAGTGTAAAGAATAAGCGaccaaactaaaaataatattttattcttttttggcAAGTCATATCCATACAGCAGGACTGTGATTGAACAAGATGATTCAAGGCTGTGAAATTCAATTGCTCTTCCGCCAATCTGAACTAGCTTTGATTGACAATTTAGATTCTAATTCTGATGATTCTTGTTTGTTTTTACACATTTCCCTTCCCCTGGAAAGCTATGAAATTGCTTCATCTGTGGCCATTCTTTGATCGTGTTCAAATTCCCATATAAAGTTCGGGGATGTACTAATAAAATCAGGCTACtttaataattttgttatttatttctaACCCAAAATAATTTAATGCTAATCTGATCTTGCTGGCTCAATCAATGTAAACCGACAGATAATGTAGCAGTAAATAACATAGAACCGAGAAAAGTGGCAAGACGCTAAACTTAGCAATCATACTGAAGAAAGACTCGATATTTATCCAAGAAGAGACACAGAGGAGAAGGTTTTGAATTGGAAATCGTGATTGCCCACATCTCCTTCTCCCCCGGAAGCTCTTTTTCAGGTCTGATTCTTAGAAGATAGCACCTACACACATTGTACGTGTGTAtattgttggatcaattttaatttatatgggcttatatgtgaataattatgtgtgtgGGTTGTCTGTTAAGTTAAgcccaaaataaagtgatcaaatAAGGTTTCGGGTTATTGGGCTTTGATGTATCTGATAGATTGTTGGgcctttaatgtgtagagacaGAAGTGTAATCTATGTTTTTATGATgggctaaaacagaaatatcagaagataatgataatattatctatatatatgggtcATGGTCCCCAGATATCGCGTTATCACTTTCACTATTCTCTCtcccattaagaaaatagttctgaagagaaaattaaaggattctctcaaagaaagagcgcgtagatctggaagatcaaggCACGCTCTAAAGAATTCAGGATTATGGCTTCAGGTACgcttccgcttaagttttcagtcatattcttaatgatttatcatgatggattctgcggtttatgggttttccccaacaagtggtatcagaaccATTCATGCTTGAATCATTGAGATTTGTTTCAAGTTTTTGGATATTATTCGGCTCCAgatctggaaaaaaaaattttatttaaaacttttCTGTTATGGTTTTAgatctgaaaatatttttgatatgtcttcagatctgaaaaaaaaaatattttttgatctggtttcagatctgaaaaatattttaaataaaaaccaaattttttaaagttttagtttttggtaaaaaaagATTTGGTTGAAGATTTTAAGGATTTGGTATAAGATTTCGATTTTCCTTCCAGTTTTTgttcaacaaaatattttagaggaaaatcgaaaatttggaataaaaaaaaaatggggtACGGTTTCGGGTCGACCCGTACGTGTTAGGGTCGGGTCGTACGGACCCGCCAAACCGACCCGTACGTACTCGGGCCGGGTCGGCCCGGCCCGAACGGAAATTtccgaaaagaaaaaaaaaaaattttgggttCAGTTTATTCGGTTAAggttaaatattcattaattcaaataatgataaggttatatgtatttttaaaattgattaattgaaataaaatgtcgCCAAAGTGACCTCTTTtatggaaattaattttattttgaaatacaaaagGATTTTGGGTATATgtgatttatatgaatattgatcggcccaaaggaaggttaatatttaatataattacatatgcATTTGTGGTGGTAAACATGTGATAGTTATTCGGTTTTTCATGTGAATAATAaatcggcccaaaggaagatTGTTATTTGACATGATAGTTACTATTAGTGTTTGACTGCTGCACCAGGATATCACTTACAAGTTAATCTTTTGTCCAAAGATGAAACATTAATGGAGTGTTCGATATTCTGTTTATGGGGGtttacattatttgaatttattgattattttatttggatatttggttgagcatgtatatttggtttttttgttCTCTGTTCAGATTTGACTCCtgcaaatattcattccaacataAATTCTATTCCTATGTTAAATGgctctaattttaaatcatggcaagagaatttattgatagtTCTCGGAGTCATGGATTTGGACCTTGCGATAAGGGTTGACTCTCCTCCCGCCATTACGGATAAGAGTACCTCTGATGAAAAGAGGGAGTTTGAAAGGTGGGAGAGATCGAATCGCATGTGTATGATGATCATGAAGAGGGCCATTCCAGAAACATTCAGGGGCACAATGTCTAGCGACATTGCTACGGCTAAGGCTTTCCTTCAAGACCTCGAAAAGAGGTTTGCTAAAAGTGAAAAGTCTGAAATTGGTACACTTTTGGCAAGCCTAGTTTCAATGAGGTACAGGGGTAAGGGCAACATCAGGGAGTACATTATGGAAATGTCTCATCTTGCTTCAAGGTTGAAAGTACTGAAGCTTGACCTCTCTGAGGACTTGCTAGTGCATCTGGTTTTGATATCTCTTCCTCCTCAGTTTAACCAGTTCAAGGTGAGCTATAACTGTCAGAAAGAGACTTGGTCTCTGAATGAGCTCATCTCGCACTGTGTCCAGGAAGAGGAAAGGTTGAAGCAAGATAAGACAGAAAGTGCTCATTATGCCTCTACTTCGAAGGTTAAAGGAAAGAAAAGGAAGGATAAAGAAGCTGCGGATACACAGCCTCCGAAGAAACAACAGAAGAATCCTAGTGATTCTCAAAGTTCTGGTTGTTTTTTCTGTGGCAGTGATGGGCATATGAAGAAGCAGTGCAGTAATTATCACGCTTGGCGTGCTAAGAAAGGTATGCTTCTGAATATGGTTTGTTCTGAGGTTAATTTAACTTCAGTGCCTAGACACACGTGGTGGATAGATTCTGGTGCAACAACTCACATCAGTGTGTCTATGCAGGGTTGCCTGGATTGCCGAAAACCAAGTGATGCTGAAAGATTCATCTATGTTGGTGACGGCAACAAAGTTGAAGTTGAGGCAATAGGGAAATTTAGATTATTGTTAAAGACTGGAATATATTTGGATCTTTATGAAACATTTGTCGTACCGTCTTTTAGACGGAATTTGATTTCCATTTCTGCATTGGACAAATTtggttattcttgttcttttggaaatggaatattcagtttgtttctcGATTCAAAATTGGTTGGTTCTGGTTCTTTATCAGGATACGATAATCTTTATTCTTTGGatgttattgcttcatttaatgaatcCCTGCAAACAAGTAGAGgcactaaaagaaaattaaccAGTGAGAATTCAGCTGCGTTATGGCACAAAAGACTGGGTCATATCTCTGAAAAGAGAATAAGGAGACTTGTGTCAGACGAAATTCTCGAACCTTTAGATTACAcagattttaataattgtgttaaTTGTATAAAGGGAAAACAAACCAACAAAAGGAGATTTGAAGCCAACAGGTGTTCAGGCGTCTTAGAACTTATACAtactgatatttgtggaccattcCCTTCGGCTTCTTGGAATGGTCAACAGTATTTTATAACGTTCACAGacgatttttcaagatatgGCTTCATTTATCTCATTCATGAAAAGGCACAGTCATTGGATGTGTTCAAAAACTATAAagctgaagttgaaaatcaacttggcTTAAAGATTAAAAGCGTTAGATCTGACCGTGGTGGTGAATACTATGGTAGATATGACGGTTCAGGTGAACAACGTCCAGGACCTTTTGCAAGATTCCTAGAGGAATGCGGTATCGTCCCACAGTACACTATGCCGGGTTCGCCCACTATGAATGGTGTTGCTGAAAGACGAAACAGAACGCTTAAAGATATGGTGAGGAGTATGATCAGTCATTCTACCTTACCAGAATCACTCTGGGGAGAAGCACTAAAGACCGCAGCATATATCCTTAACAGGGTTCCAACTAAGGCAGCGACCAAAACCCCTTATGAACTTTGGACGGGTAAAAAGCCCAGTCTTAAGCATCTGCACGTTTGGGGATGTCCAGCTGAGGCAAGGCCTTACAAGcctaatgaaaagaaactggactcaAGAACGGTTAGTTGTTATTTTATTGGATACTCTGAAAGATCCAGGGGGTACAAGTTTTATGATCCCACAAGTAAGTCGATTTTTGAGTCAGGAAATGCCCGGTTCTTTGAGGATGTTGAGTTTGCGGGGGGAGATAAAGTAAGAGATATTGTCTTTGAAGAGGAATATGTAAATATTCCCACAGGTGTCTTGGAAATTGATCAGGATTACATTCCTCACTTTGACCAAGACACAATACAGGAAGATAATATTAGAGATCCTCCCATTCCAGATGAACAAACTCAAGCACCTCCAGAACCTATGCCATTAAGGAGATCCACTAGAGAGCGGAGAAATGCAGTGCCAGATGATTACAttgtatttcttcaagaacatgagGCAGACATTGGATTGATGGAGGATGATCCTATTAACTTCCGTCAAGCCATGGAAAGTTCTAACTCTCAAAAGTGGAATGATGCCATGAATGAGGAGATAAAGTCCATGAAGGACAATGACGTATGGGATCTTGTCCCATTGCCTAAAGGTACGAAGCCCATTGGTTGTAAATGGATATTTAAAACCAAGAGGGATTCGAAAGGCAATGTGGAAAGATATAAGGCTCGTCTTGTCGCTAAAGGTTTTACACAGAAAGAAGGTATTGATTATAAAGAGACTTTCTCTCCGGTTTCTTCGAAAGACTCTTTAAGGATTATAATGGTTTTGGTGGCGCATTTCGATCTTGAGCttcatcagatggatgtaaagacggCGTTTCTAAATGGTGATATTGATGAAACGATTTATATGGTGCAGCCAGAAAATTTTGTGTCCAAAGACACAAATAATATGGTTTGTAAATTAAAGAAATCCATCTATGGGCTCAAGCAGGCATCTCGACAAtggtatttcaaatttcatcaagtgatcataTCGTTTGattttgagatgaatttggtcGATGATTGTGTGTACCATAAGTTCAGTGTGAGTAAGTATATTTTTctggttttatatgttgatgacatcctgcTCGCTAGCAACGATATAGAGTTGTTGCATGACACCAAGAGATTTCTAGCtaagaattttgagatgaaagatcttGGTGATGCATCTTTTGTACTGGGTATTCAGATACATCGGGATCGCTCTCGAGGTATTCTTGGATTATCTCAGAAAGGCTATATCGAGAAAGTTCTCAAGCGATATGGGATGCAAGATTGCAAAACAACAGATACCCCTGTGGCTAAGGGAGGCAAATTTAGTCTcaaacaatgcccaaagaatgattttgaggaaaaggaaatgcAGAAGATTCCCTATGCATCTGCAGTGGGGAGTctgatgtatgctcaggtttgtaCACGTCCAGATATTGCGTACGTGACAGGAATGTTGGGACGATATTTAAGTAATCCAGGAGTGGAACATTGGAAAGCAGTCAAAAGGGTCTTACGGTACCTACAGAGAACAAAAGATTACATGCTCATATATCGGAGGTTGGGTCAGCTTGAGATCATTGGGTATACTGACTCCGATTTTGCTGGATGCNGcagaaccgaattaaccgaattttttttaatttgaaaaccgaatttctgAAATAACCGAACTGAATTTCcgaattgactcggttcggtcggttaattcggtttaaccgaaatttttctcacccttaataataatgtgtactttatatgttatcaaatataagtgtctaataaattaaaggtgactaggaaagtaaaaacatacattagaaattgttgtcaatttacatgaaagagaataataatcaaacaacattgtaaataaaaaattgcatatcattgattgtcaaaaaagattgcaataattgaatattataataaaatatatgcattattgagagaatatgacaaataacaaaagaaaacaatatgataaaaaagatatgagaaaaattttattagtccaaatcttttttaaaattaaaaaaatatgtttttttccaaattagttacatatgctaattaacacgaattgtcaaaatttacaatactattatcattatcttttgttgagttaactaattttatttcaaatactaATTACTTCAACATATGTTTCTCACGTGTAACGTACGTGCATTATTTGTAGTGTTATGATATATGTCATTCTTTATTATACCCAAAAGTGTAAAGAATAAGCGACCAAACTAAAANGATGTATCTGATAGGTTGTTGGGCCTTTAATGTGTAAAGACAtaagtgtaatttctgtttttatgatgggctaaaacagaaatatcaaaagataatgataatattatctatatatatgggtcATGGTCCCCAGATCTCGCGTTATCATTTTCACTATTCTCTctcattaagaaaatagttctgaCTCTCAAAGAAAGAGCGcgtagatctggaagatcaaggcacgttctaaagaattcaggattatggcttcaggtacgcttccgcttaagttttcagtcaaattcttaatgatttatcaTGATGGATTCTGCGGTTTATGGGTTTTCCCCAACATATATCTTTGGGCAATGATCTTAAGTTTGTGGTTTTTCTTTCGTGTGGAGACTTATTTTGATCTCTGCAATTTTTTCCCCGCCATTTTCAGGAGAATATGAAATGAGTTTTGGAATTTACAGCTTCTAATTTGTTTGGGTGGCAGCGCGTGGAATTTTGTTCCTATTCTTTCTTATCTGGAATTGAATTGTGAATTAACTTGAATTAATTTTCCAATTTATTCCACCACGGATGCTTTTCAAATTTTGTATggtatttctatttttatgtgttcttgaaaGCGACAACGATATTTGTTGTGTTTATGTGTATTGCATTGAACTGAGGCATATCCACACTTTCGCTTCTTGTGAACATTTTATTTCTCCAATTAATCTTGTATTGCTTGTTGGATGATTATCCAGCTGAGTGGCAATAGGGAagataaaattcataatttatttgtttatgatAACACGATGTTAAATGGACATCCGCTATTGAATTCGTGGTCCGGCACTGCTTGGCCGCTTGTATGGATGATCAACTTCTTTTCTATCATACCATATCTGATTAATTCGACTCGACCTTTGAAAGTGATATTCCAAAATATGTTCTCAAATTTGATTGCTGTTTTCTCCTTGTTGCAGTTTATGAGCATACTTTGAAACAGGCAATTTCAATGGTTGTATGAGATCATGATGCCTTTTTGTTCAGTTTAGTGTTACGCAACCTGGTGGTGACATTAAATTTTGTTCGATTTGGTTTGCCCCAGATATTTCTGTTCTTTGTTACTCATAGATGGGATATCGAGTTACTGATTTGAAATATCTTTCTGTAATCAAATCTATTTTCTTAATTGCATTCATGGTTTCTCTGAAGGTCTGAAGGGGAGTGGAGTGTACAATTTGGTAGGATTCATTACTTTCTGAAATGATTAGCGAAGGAGAGCCCGCCAGAGAAAGCTATGATATGCATATTCTGATCCAGAAAGGCAAAGGAATATAAATTTACATTTGCTGGCAGTTGTACAAAGAAGGTGAGAAAGGGCCAGGCAGGGATAATTGAAAAAGGTTcgaaattttgtgtgtgtgtttataaaAATGCTACTTCCGTTCCTCTAACTAAAATGAACCCGATTTTCTGGGTTTGCAGCTGCTTAGGACGTATAGACATAATtattatcttctatttttttgtaGAGATACGAGGCTGATATACGGTTATGGGCAGTTGTGTCTCCTTACAAGCTATAACAAGTGCACCGTTGAAAGCTGTTAAAGTAAGAAGGAAACGCCGTGGACGCTGCAAAAGGCATCGTTTGAATTCAGCTACAGATGGAAACGTAAAAAGAAAAAGCAATGCTGGTGCTAGAGTTTCAGATTTTTCTGTTAGTGAGTTTGTGCACACAACTACGACCTGCAGAAGATCTGAGGTCTCAAACTCCACATTCCACCTCACTCAGTTTCAGTGGCACCATAGCCAAATTGATGCTGATGGTATGCATGTCTTCTAATCTTCTTAAACTCAGGTTTTCGGTTAAGTTGACCGAGTCGAATGTTTGGAGCATAATTTTCTCTCGTCTTACAAACTGTGATGGCGTAAATTAACTGTAATCTTTCCCACATCCTCATCTTGATTGTACCTAGTAGTCTGTAGGAATCTTGATTGAACTTTCTGACTTCATTGACTGCAGAATCctgaaaaattgaaataatgGAAGATTTATGCTTTTACAGGTTTTTGTCAGGATGATAAGTGGTTTGACACACTCAGCTTGCTAGAGTCTGACTCGGATGACGACTTTAGCAGTGTACATGGAGGTAAACAACATCAAACTATTTTCGCTGTTAAGAAAAAGGATGATTTAACAAGCTTTCCTTAAGCTGCTGGCATGAACAACCAATCATATGTTTGTTACTAAATTTGATAGAATAACACCTTATTTGTTAACTCCAAGCTGTTTTCTCTTCTGCAGATATTTTTCCTGGTGTCTCCAGTGGACAAGTGCTTCAATGTGAAACTTCATCGTGTTTTGTGGACAGTAAGCGCACCTCCACAGAGTACCATGAAAGATTC of the Primulina huaijiensis isolate GDHJ02 chromosome 1, ASM1229523v2, whole genome shotgun sequence genome contains:
- the LOC140973487 gene encoding vesicle transport v-SNARE 13-like — protein: MSQVFEGYERQYCEISANLSRKCSSAAVLDGEQRKQKILEIKTGLDEADSLIRKMDLEARGLQPNVKAVLLAKLREFKSDLNNVKSEVKRIASTNLNQAARDELLEAGMADTLTASAKQRGRLMMSTERLDNSSNRIQDSRRVMLETEELGVSLLQDLHGQRQALLHANDTMYGVDDNISRSKNIMTNISRRMDRNKWIIGSVITVLVIAIAVVLYFKLSK